The region CCTTATCCTCCACCAGAAGCTGAAGCGGCGGACTGGCAATCTTCGCCTGCGACAGTGATCTGCCTTCCTCGTTCGCGGCCAGCTCCAGGACGAGCTTGCGCGCGAGCATTTCGAAGAGATGCCGGTCAACGCCTGCGGGAAGATTGTAAGAATCTATATCGGCGATCGCCGCGTCCATCGGGGAGACGCGGGGCGAAATCGCGGAATCCACGCGCGGGCTCCGGCCGCCCAGGGCGCGCGAGCAGCCGAAATCCGCCGCCGCCGCAAGCGACAAAAGCAAAACAATAACCGCGATTCTGACTCCGGCCATCATTGCTGTCTCAGACGCGCGAGTCCCGGATAATCCGGCGTATAACGCGTCGCCCTGAAAACCTGGGACACCACTCCTTCGGGAACGTTGACATCGTAATTCCAGACTATGGTCCCCGACTTGGTGACTTCGACAATCTTGCGGGGAAACGCGCTGCATATCATCGTATTTCCTCCGGGCAGCCGCTGAACGCTGGACAAAAGCTGGCTGAAAAGAAGCATGGGCGGGTCGGGAATGAACTCCCATTCCGGTGCAGGCGGACCGAACACCCCGCCGGCGAAATTGTAAACGCCTTCCGAAACGGTGGCGGGAGTCATTTCAATGGCGCTTGAATAAGGCATTCCGTCTATCAACCCCGGCTGGTTGTTGAAAACCGTGATGTTGCCGCCCCCTTCCAAATCGTAGGCCACCCACTGCGCGTCATGCTGCCAGAAAAGATACTGGCTGGCAACATCGTCCGCGCCGTACGCAGCCGGATTTCCCCATCGGTACAGCAGGTCGCCGCCCCTGCCGTATCTTCCTCCAGAATGACCGGCCGCTTCTTCGGTCGTAGTGGAGTGATCGATTATCCATATTTCGCAGTACGCGTGGACGCTGATTAGAATTTGGTCGAGCCGCTCGTTGTAGCTGACCGAGTTGAAATGCGTGAGTTCCAGCTGGGCGTTCAAGTCGTAATTGAAGTCCACAAGCTCCGGATGGTCGTCCGGATTGCCGTAATTCGGTTTCGCGGGATCGAAATTCTGAACCAGGTGGTCGAACACCTTCCATTCCCAAACGACGTTGGCATCGTCAGTGCCGACGGGCTGAATCTCCTTGATCGAATCCAGCCACATTCCGCCGCCGGAAACCCCTTCGGGATTCCTTCCGGCCGCGATCACCTCTTCCGGGGAGTATACGTTCCAGACTATCACCAGAAGATTGCCGTTCGGCATCAGCGTGAAATCATGGTGGGAAATGTGCTTCGGCCCTTGCACTTCGCATGACCATACGAGGTTTCCGTCCCAATCGCGCTTCTCAATCCTCCCCGCTCCCCCGGCTCCGAACTGGGATTGCTCTAGCTGGCACTGCCGGTACAAATATCCGTCCGGCGAAAGAAGCGCGCTGAAGGAAGCGGGATAATCGCTTGTCCATGAATTTGCGACATTTCCGTCCATATCGATCAGAAAAGTATCGTTCACTTTGACCGGCGCAATCAGCGTGTACCCGTCGCCTGATAGCGGAATGACTTCGAATTCGAATTCGAGCGTGTCGCTTCCGGCGGGATTGGAAACCGTCAGGCTCGCGTTGTATACGCCCGGATGCGGGCCGAATGTCACCGGCGGGCTTTCTTCCGCGCTTGCATCCGGCTGCGCCCCGCCCCCGAAATCCCAGTCGTATGTCAGCGGCGCATCGCCGGATACCTCCGCCTCGAACGTCCCATTGCGCGTCGCCATCCCTATGTCCGGAGTTACTCCGGTTATCTCCGGTGGATAGCCCACGTAAATCGAAAAGTCGAAAGTGTCTACTCCGTATTCATTCGTCACCGTCAGGCTCGCCGGATATTCGCCTTTCGAATCCGTGAGCGTAACCGAGGGGCTTTCTTCATTGGATACGGCCGGGCCGGCGGCATCGCCGAACCGCCATTCGTATGCGAGCGGCGGCTCCCCTGCGACGACGGCGGAGAACTCCGCAATCGCTCCCGGCCTGCCGGTAAGCGGCGTTACGGATTCGATCGAAGGCGCGTTTCCCACACCCAGCACCCACTCGTACGTGTCGCTCCCGTACGCATTCGTGACCGTAACGCTCGCGTTGTAGCTTCCCGTCGTTTGCGAAAGCGTCACGAGCGGCAGCTCCTCGCTGGATGCGTTCGGCGCGGCTCCCCCGCCGAAGT is a window of bacterium DNA encoding:
- a CDS encoding PKD domain-containing protein; protein product: MGRDSALPDVAKSLLESARIEVAGYAVPAGVDDGLFSMLAGRLLSELEAFEVGRSKSQAVIASPPLMLQVSDNGDGTADFSWRYHHPGDYNLDGEVGVADITPIALNYLQSVTDGNRDNVQRFIDGDLSGEIGVSDVTPIAINFQSNYRVICGIFRSAPASNWTSDEWRANAVFSAVAALTPADPEAAALEVNRSESATDYGFAALAVDMNVAGLTSGTYYFGVRDAGNPPRFASADVFSLSGRDIPEIASVNPSGGIPGTNLEFYADVSAGTPPFTYEWDFGGGAAPNASSEELPLVTLSQTTGSYNASVTVTNAYGSDTYEWVLGVGNAPSIESVTPLTGRPGAIAEFSAVVAGEPPLAYEWRFGDAAGPAVSNEESPSVTLTDSKGEYPASLTVTNEYGVDTFDFSIYVGYPPEITGVTPDIGMATRNGTFEAEVSGDAPLTYDWDFGGGAQPDASAEESPPVTFGPHPGVYNASLTVSNPAGSDTLEFEFEVIPLSGDGYTLIAPVKVNDTFLIDMDGNVANSWTSDYPASFSALLSPDGYLYRQCQLEQSQFGAGGAGRIEKRDWDGNLVWSCEVQGPKHISHHDFTLMPNGNLLVIVWNVYSPEEVIAAGRNPEGVSGGGMWLDSIKEIQPVGTDDANVVWEWKVFDHLVQNFDPAKPNYGNPDDHPELVDFNYDLNAQLELTHFNSVSYNERLDQILISVHAYCEIWIIDHSTTTEEAAGHSGGRYGRGGDLLYRWGNPAAYGADDVASQYLFWQHDAQWVAYDLEGGGNITVFNNQPGLIDGMPYSSAIEMTPATVSEGVYNFAGGVFGPPAPEWEFIPDPPMLLFSQLLSSVQRLPGGNTMICSAFPRKIVEVTKSGTIVWNYDVNVPEGVVSQVFRATRYTPDYPGLARLRQQ